Proteins encoded together in one Cuculus canorus isolate bCucCan1 chromosome 33, bCucCan1.pri, whole genome shotgun sequence window:
- the LOC128849770 gene encoding uncharacterized protein LOC128849770 isoform X2, with product MFLQLQPQKCFSSVDFTSTPAPRRQLDPQRTMDPKEVWSWRAQRCLWRKVVRRSWWVKAARCLLLLSWLAGAGGTELKACSSPGDFSPPALFLNISSAQEGDEVLARCLVFSRFPIAHIFFCKDGVELANHPVGKGQFVSVLSIRFSSKSSGAYSCGYRRRSSLGQVMVSRLSIPWHLEIGGGKDDLRNSTVPASLEPSDEGLGTSLTLAIVIFSFLALVLGLQLLLEMGKRPTSLVNRVINWELPKLKQSENESRWSS from the exons ATGTTCCTTCAGCTTCAGCCTCAAAAATGCTTCTCCTCGGTGGACTTCACCTCCACGCCTGCCCCGCGGAGACAACTTGACCCACAAAGGACAATGGATCCTAAAGAAG tTTGGTCTTGGAGAGCCCAACGCTGCCTGTGGAGGAAGGTGGTGAGAAGGAGCTGGTGGGTCAAGGCAGCGCGTTGCCTTCTCCTCCTGAGCTGGTTGGCAG GCGCCGGTGGGACGGAGTTGAAGgcctgcagctctccag GTGATTTTTCCCCACCAGCGCTCTTCCTAAACATCTCCTCGGCTCAAGAAGGCGATGAGGTTCTTGCCCGGTGCCTCGTTTTCTCCCGCTTCCCCATCGCCCACATCTTCTTCTGCAAGGATGGAGTGGAGTTGGCGAACCACCCGGTGGGAAAAGGTCAATTCGTCTCCGTGCTCTCTATCCGGTTCTCCTCCAAGAGCAGCGGCGCTTATTCCTGCGGATACCGACGCCGGAGCAGCCTTGGACAGGTCATGGTCTCCAGGTTGAGTATCCCGTGGCACCTGGAGATTGGAG GTGGGAAAGATGACCTGAGGAACAGCACCGTTCCTGCCAGCCTGGAGCCGTCAGATGAAG GGTTGGGCACCTCCCTTACCTTGGCCATCgtcatcttctccttcctggcTCTGGTTTTGGGCCTTCAGCTCCTCCTGGAGATGGGTAAGAGACCCACCAGCCTCGTGAACCGTGTCATTAATTGGGAACTCCCTAAACTCAAGCAGTCG GAAAACGAGTCCCGCTGGTCAAGCTGA
- the LOC128849770 gene encoding uncharacterized protein LOC128849770 isoform X1, producing the protein MFLQLQPQKCFSSVDFTSTPAPRRQLDPQRTMDPKEVWSWRAQRCLWRKVVRRSWWVKAARCLLLLSWLAGAGGTELKACSSPGECDFSPPALFLNISSAQEGDEVLARCLVFSRFPIAHIFFCKDGVELANHPVGKGQFVSVLSIRFSSKSSGAYSCGYRRRSSLGQVMVSRLSIPWHLEIGGGKDDLRNSTVPASLEPSDEGLGTSLTLAIVIFSFLALVLGLQLLLEMGKRPTSLVNRVINWELPKLKQSENESRWSS; encoded by the exons ATGTTCCTTCAGCTTCAGCCTCAAAAATGCTTCTCCTCGGTGGACTTCACCTCCACGCCTGCCCCGCGGAGACAACTTGACCCACAAAGGACAATGGATCCTAAAGAAG tTTGGTCTTGGAGAGCCCAACGCTGCCTGTGGAGGAAGGTGGTGAGAAGGAGCTGGTGGGTCAAGGCAGCGCGTTGCCTTCTCCTCCTGAGCTGGTTGGCAG GCGCCGGTGGGACGGAGTTGAAGgcctgcagctctccaggtgAGT GTGATTTTTCCCCACCAGCGCTCTTCCTAAACATCTCCTCGGCTCAAGAAGGCGATGAGGTTCTTGCCCGGTGCCTCGTTTTCTCCCGCTTCCCCATCGCCCACATCTTCTTCTGCAAGGATGGAGTGGAGTTGGCGAACCACCCGGTGGGAAAAGGTCAATTCGTCTCCGTGCTCTCTATCCGGTTCTCCTCCAAGAGCAGCGGCGCTTATTCCTGCGGATACCGACGCCGGAGCAGCCTTGGACAGGTCATGGTCTCCAGGTTGAGTATCCCGTGGCACCTGGAGATTGGAG GTGGGAAAGATGACCTGAGGAACAGCACCGTTCCTGCCAGCCTGGAGCCGTCAGATGAAG GGTTGGGCACCTCCCTTACCTTGGCCATCgtcatcttctccttcctggcTCTGGTTTTGGGCCTTCAGCTCCTCCTGGAGATGGGTAAGAGACCCACCAGCCTCGTGAACCGTGTCATTAATTGGGAACTCCCTAAACTCAAGCAGTCG GAAAACGAGTCCCGCTGGTCAAGCTGA
- the LIN7B gene encoding protein lin-7 homolog B, with protein MAALSGDLGLERDVGRALELLERLQRSGDFPPQKLQSLQRVLQSKFCCAIREVYEQLYDTLAIAGSPEIRAHATAKATVAAFAASEGHAHPRVVELPKTEEGLGFNIMGGKEQNSPIYISRVIPGGVADRHGGLKRGDQLLSVNGVSVEGEQHERAVELLKAAQGSVKLVVRYTPRVLEEMEARFEKLRSARRRQQPGYASLESRG; from the exons ATGGCAGCGCTGAGCGGAGACCTCGGACTGgagaggg ACGTGGGTCGGgctctggagctgttggagcggtTGCAGCGCAGCGGCGATTTCCCCCCCCAGAAGCTGCAGTCGCTGCAGCGCGTCCTGCAGAGCAAATTCTGCTGCGCCATCCGCGAG GTCTACGAGCAGCTCTACGACACTTTGGCCATCGCGGGGTCCCCCGAGATCCGCGCTCACGCCACGGCCAAG gcGACGGTCGCCGCCTTCGCCGCCAGCGAGGGTCACGCTCACCCGCGGGTGGTGGAGCTCCCCAAAACCGAGGAAGGTTTGGGGTTCAACATCATGGGGGGCAAAGAGCAGAACTCGCCCATCTACATCTCCCGCGTCATCCCGGGGGGGGTCGCCGACCGCCACGGGGGGCTCAAGAGGGGGGACCAGCTCCTCAGCGTCAACGGCGTG aGCGTGGAGGGGGAGCAGCACGAGCGGGCGGTGGAGCTGCTGAAGGCGGCGCAGGGTTCGGTGAAGCTCGTGGTGCGTTATACGCCGCGAGTGCTCGAAGAGATGGAGGCGCGGTTCGAGAAGCTGCGGAGCGCCCGACGCCGCCAACAGCCCGGCTACGC
- the LOC128849770 gene encoding uncharacterized protein LOC128849770 isoform X3: MFLQLQPQKCFSSVDFTSTPAPRRQLDPQRTMDPKEVWSWRAQRCLWRKVVRRSWWVKAARCLLLLSWLAGAGGTELKACSSPGECDFSPPALFLNISSAQEGDEVLARCLVFSRFPIAHIFFCKDGVELANHPVGKGQFVSVLSIRFSSKSSGAYSCGYRRRSSLGQVMVSRLSIPWHLEIGGGKDDLRNSTVPASLEPSDEGLGTSLTLAIVIFSFLALVLGLQLLLEMGKRVPLVKLKNFMAR; the protein is encoded by the exons ATGTTCCTTCAGCTTCAGCCTCAAAAATGCTTCTCCTCGGTGGACTTCACCTCCACGCCTGCCCCGCGGAGACAACTTGACCCACAAAGGACAATGGATCCTAAAGAAG tTTGGTCTTGGAGAGCCCAACGCTGCCTGTGGAGGAAGGTGGTGAGAAGGAGCTGGTGGGTCAAGGCAGCGCGTTGCCTTCTCCTCCTGAGCTGGTTGGCAG GCGCCGGTGGGACGGAGTTGAAGgcctgcagctctccaggtgAGT GTGATTTTTCCCCACCAGCGCTCTTCCTAAACATCTCCTCGGCTCAAGAAGGCGATGAGGTTCTTGCCCGGTGCCTCGTTTTCTCCCGCTTCCCCATCGCCCACATCTTCTTCTGCAAGGATGGAGTGGAGTTGGCGAACCACCCGGTGGGAAAAGGTCAATTCGTCTCCGTGCTCTCTATCCGGTTCTCCTCCAAGAGCAGCGGCGCTTATTCCTGCGGATACCGACGCCGGAGCAGCCTTGGACAGGTCATGGTCTCCAGGTTGAGTATCCCGTGGCACCTGGAGATTGGAG GTGGGAAAGATGACCTGAGGAACAGCACCGTTCCTGCCAGCCTGGAGCCGTCAGATGAAG GGTTGGGCACCTCCCTTACCTTGGCCATCgtcatcttctccttcctggcTCTGGTTTTGGGCCTTCAGCTCCTCCTGGAGATGG GAAAACGAGTCCCGCTGGTCAAGCTGAAGAACTTCATGGCCAGGTAG
- the LOC128849770 gene encoding uncharacterized protein LOC128849770 isoform X5: MFLQLQPQKCFSSVDFTSTPAPRRQLDPQRTMDPKEGAGGTELKACSSPGDFSPPALFLNISSAQEGDEVLARCLVFSRFPIAHIFFCKDGVELANHPVGKGQFVSVLSIRFSSKSSGAYSCGYRRRSSLGQVMVSRLSIPWHLEIGGGKDDLRNSTVPASLEPSDEGLGTSLTLAIVIFSFLALVLGLQLLLEMGKRPTSLVNRVINWELPKLKQSENESRWSS; this comes from the exons ATGTTCCTTCAGCTTCAGCCTCAAAAATGCTTCTCCTCGGTGGACTTCACCTCCACGCCTGCCCCGCGGAGACAACTTGACCCACAAAGGACAATGGATCCTAAAGAAG GCGCCGGTGGGACGGAGTTGAAGgcctgcagctctccag GTGATTTTTCCCCACCAGCGCTCTTCCTAAACATCTCCTCGGCTCAAGAAGGCGATGAGGTTCTTGCCCGGTGCCTCGTTTTCTCCCGCTTCCCCATCGCCCACATCTTCTTCTGCAAGGATGGAGTGGAGTTGGCGAACCACCCGGTGGGAAAAGGTCAATTCGTCTCCGTGCTCTCTATCCGGTTCTCCTCCAAGAGCAGCGGCGCTTATTCCTGCGGATACCGACGCCGGAGCAGCCTTGGACAGGTCATGGTCTCCAGGTTGAGTATCCCGTGGCACCTGGAGATTGGAG GTGGGAAAGATGACCTGAGGAACAGCACCGTTCCTGCCAGCCTGGAGCCGTCAGATGAAG GGTTGGGCACCTCCCTTACCTTGGCCATCgtcatcttctccttcctggcTCTGGTTTTGGGCCTTCAGCTCCTCCTGGAGATGGGTAAGAGACCCACCAGCCTCGTGAACCGTGTCATTAATTGGGAACTCCCTAAACTCAAGCAGTCG GAAAACGAGTCCCGCTGGTCAAGCTGA
- the LOC128849770 gene encoding uncharacterized protein LOC128849770 isoform X7, with product MFLQLQPQKCFSSVDFTSTPAPRRQLDPQRTMDPKEGDFSPPALFLNISSAQEGDEVLARCLVFSRFPIAHIFFCKDGVELANHPVGKGQFVSVLSIRFSSKSSGAYSCGYRRRSSLGQVMVSRLSIPWHLEIGGGKDDLRNSTVPASLEPSDEGLGTSLTLAIVIFSFLALVLGLQLLLEMGKRPTSLVNRVINWELPKLKQSENESRWSS from the exons ATGTTCCTTCAGCTTCAGCCTCAAAAATGCTTCTCCTCGGTGGACTTCACCTCCACGCCTGCCCCGCGGAGACAACTTGACCCACAAAGGACAATGGATCCTAAAGAAG GTGATTTTTCCCCACCAGCGCTCTTCCTAAACATCTCCTCGGCTCAAGAAGGCGATGAGGTTCTTGCCCGGTGCCTCGTTTTCTCCCGCTTCCCCATCGCCCACATCTTCTTCTGCAAGGATGGAGTGGAGTTGGCGAACCACCCGGTGGGAAAAGGTCAATTCGTCTCCGTGCTCTCTATCCGGTTCTCCTCCAAGAGCAGCGGCGCTTATTCCTGCGGATACCGACGCCGGAGCAGCCTTGGACAGGTCATGGTCTCCAGGTTGAGTATCCCGTGGCACCTGGAGATTGGAG GTGGGAAAGATGACCTGAGGAACAGCACCGTTCCTGCCAGCCTGGAGCCGTCAGATGAAG GGTTGGGCACCTCCCTTACCTTGGCCATCgtcatcttctccttcctggcTCTGGTTTTGGGCCTTCAGCTCCTCCTGGAGATGGGTAAGAGACCCACCAGCCTCGTGAACCGTGTCATTAATTGGGAACTCCCTAAACTCAAGCAGTCG GAAAACGAGTCCCGCTGGTCAAGCTGA
- the LOC128849770 gene encoding uncharacterized protein LOC128849770 isoform X4, which produces MFLQLQPQKCFSSVDFTSTPAPRRQLDPQRTMDPKEGAGGTELKACSSPGECDFSPPALFLNISSAQEGDEVLARCLVFSRFPIAHIFFCKDGVELANHPVGKGQFVSVLSIRFSSKSSGAYSCGYRRRSSLGQVMVSRLSIPWHLEIGGGKDDLRNSTVPASLEPSDEGLGTSLTLAIVIFSFLALVLGLQLLLEMGKRPTSLVNRVINWELPKLKQSENESRWSS; this is translated from the exons ATGTTCCTTCAGCTTCAGCCTCAAAAATGCTTCTCCTCGGTGGACTTCACCTCCACGCCTGCCCCGCGGAGACAACTTGACCCACAAAGGACAATGGATCCTAAAGAAG GCGCCGGTGGGACGGAGTTGAAGgcctgcagctctccaggtgAGT GTGATTTTTCCCCACCAGCGCTCTTCCTAAACATCTCCTCGGCTCAAGAAGGCGATGAGGTTCTTGCCCGGTGCCTCGTTTTCTCCCGCTTCCCCATCGCCCACATCTTCTTCTGCAAGGATGGAGTGGAGTTGGCGAACCACCCGGTGGGAAAAGGTCAATTCGTCTCCGTGCTCTCTATCCGGTTCTCCTCCAAGAGCAGCGGCGCTTATTCCTGCGGATACCGACGCCGGAGCAGCCTTGGACAGGTCATGGTCTCCAGGTTGAGTATCCCGTGGCACCTGGAGATTGGAG GTGGGAAAGATGACCTGAGGAACAGCACCGTTCCTGCCAGCCTGGAGCCGTCAGATGAAG GGTTGGGCACCTCCCTTACCTTGGCCATCgtcatcttctccttcctggcTCTGGTTTTGGGCCTTCAGCTCCTCCTGGAGATGGGTAAGAGACCCACCAGCCTCGTGAACCGTGTCATTAATTGGGAACTCCCTAAACTCAAGCAGTCG GAAAACGAGTCCCGCTGGTCAAGCTGA
- the LOC128849770 gene encoding uncharacterized protein LOC128849770 isoform X6 — protein MFLQLQPQKCFSSVDFTSTPAPRRQLDPQRTMDPKEVWSWRAQRCLWRKVVRRSWWVKAARCLLLLSWLAGAGGTELKACSSPGECDFSPPALFLNISSAQEGDEVLARCLVFSRFPIAHIFFCKDGVELANHPVGKGGKDDLRNSTVPASLEPSDEGLGTSLTLAIVIFSFLALVLGLQLLLEMGKRPTSLVNRVINWELPKLKQSENESRWSS, from the exons ATGTTCCTTCAGCTTCAGCCTCAAAAATGCTTCTCCTCGGTGGACTTCACCTCCACGCCTGCCCCGCGGAGACAACTTGACCCACAAAGGACAATGGATCCTAAAGAAG tTTGGTCTTGGAGAGCCCAACGCTGCCTGTGGAGGAAGGTGGTGAGAAGGAGCTGGTGGGTCAAGGCAGCGCGTTGCCTTCTCCTCCTGAGCTGGTTGGCAG GCGCCGGTGGGACGGAGTTGAAGgcctgcagctctccaggtgAGT GTGATTTTTCCCCACCAGCGCTCTTCCTAAACATCTCCTCGGCTCAAGAAGGCGATGAGGTTCTTGCCCGGTGCCTCGTTTTCTCCCGCTTCCCCATCGCCCACATCTTCTTCTGCAAGGATGGAGTGGAGTTGGCGAACCACCCGGTGGGAAAAG GTGGGAAAGATGACCTGAGGAACAGCACCGTTCCTGCCAGCCTGGAGCCGTCAGATGAAG GGTTGGGCACCTCCCTTACCTTGGCCATCgtcatcttctccttcctggcTCTGGTTTTGGGCCTTCAGCTCCTCCTGGAGATGGGTAAGAGACCCACCAGCCTCGTGAACCGTGTCATTAATTGGGAACTCCCTAAACTCAAGCAGTCG GAAAACGAGTCCCGCTGGTCAAGCTGA